The Pseudorasbora parva isolate DD20220531a chromosome 19, ASM2467924v1, whole genome shotgun sequence genomic sequence TCTGCTGCTCCTGTTGTCTCTTGATCTTCATCTCCATGGCCTCTGTGATCAGGTCCCGCAGGATGGTCACTGGCTTAGCACTGGTTATAAAGGGATGCTGCCAAACAGACAAAATGCAAAGTATACTAGATGTTTATAAAAACTACTTCATGTAAAAGTCCCAAACTTAACCACAtgaaacacaaacaggaactatcAGTTAATACGAGGCTCTTCCCACACCTGCAGCAGCTGAGTGGCCGTTGCTCTCTGCTCTGGGTTCTTCACCAGACATTTCTTCACAAAATCTGTGAATTCGTCACTCCACAGCTCTGGCTTGCGGAATGTGGGTGGAGGGTTTGTGGGAATCATAAAAATAGCCTGATGACACAAAAGCAGACAGAGTCACTATccatttttttgtcaatttcaaGTCAACGACAACTCAGTGTGTTCCACTCACTCTCATTGGATGGATGTCTGCATAAGGAGGCTTTCCTTCCGCCATTTCTATGGACGTGATGCCGAGAGACCAGATATCTGCCACACAGTTGTACCCGATCTCCTGGATCACCTCGGGGGCCATCCAGAAGGGTGTCCCAATAACCGTGTTCCTCTTAGCCATTGTGTCCTAATGTGGTCAGTATAAATAAACAtgattacattaattcatgtaaaaAGGGAAAATGTGTGCACATCCAGTAAAACTTTTGCAGGTGCTAGATTCAATAGAGCATAAATCAAAGTAAACAAATATCTGCACACTGCTATTGCTGCTCCCAAAAAAAGGACAATGTTTCAACCCCAAAGAGTCATCATCAGGCTTCGTCCCTTTGGGGTCGAAACCTTGTCCTTTTTAatggtgccctagaatgaataaattgaattaaccttgccatagttaaataacaagagttcagtacatggacagcGCATACATTGAGTCtaaaacaccattgcctcctcctccatatgtaaatcttgtttgtgaagaaCACCATggaaaaacaggctattttcaacataacgcAAACTGTGACGAAATTGCTTGGATCATTAATTTGtatgcccccaacatttgcatgccaGCCTTCATTGTCAGGTGGAACTGAgcagccgaatcatcgggactgcaggtaaacaagcatcacgcgaggatagcgaaaacggcagatcatggaaataaatgtcatgttccaggctgtgcagtgGATGTGAgtagtgatcgaccgatattgatttttttataaccGATACtgattatttgcatgtttatgtgtCGATAACCGATATATAGAACCGATATTTACTTGTtgtgttatttctgttttttacaattacagcaacagcactgaactgagttttttttaacactgtaatttttgcagtttcactcacttacatacagaacaaaagacatttacatcaataaatagtcagaatttgttttttttaaatacagtgcaaagtctttttaacattaatgctgttttacctttttatttaaacagccatattaacaacagacaaaatacatttataaagtctaatgttttcaaatggagaacatAAATGAGAGTCGAGTCCATCAACTCCCCATAACTATATGAAcataaatataagcattcattttaaactagTTTTAAAAGGTGTAtgtgtttaatagactaaaGAGTGAATATTCTCTGAAATATGCAAACATTGTAAAAGCTGATGTATTTGcgggtttgtttatttttcttaaagAGTCAATCTCATGTAGTACGGTATCAAAATGAATGTTTGTGCCAGTCTCTGAATTATGCTGATGACAGAGCGCTGTTTTCATCTCTGCGTTTAACTTGCGCGTCTCGCAGAGATAGGCATAATAACTCATTTTCACAGAgctgtaattaatttaatgtttattataaaacgTCGAATTGTTATATCATGttaaatgttatatagcagacgttaatataatataaggagttttaaacgagtcgGTCTTGTTTACATACGGTGACTACTAGCCTATATGCTGGAGCAACAACTCGGTGAGAGAATGGCTGGATGCGACTGAGAATAAACACAGAGACAGAAATAGGTTTGGCACTTTTATTTCCGacatgctctcattcatggcgtaataattaattttcacggagctgtaattagttagatgtttattatataaatgttttatagcAGACGTTAATTTTATTTAAGGAGTTTTACACGAGTCGGTCTTGTTTACATTCGTGACTAGCCTATATGCTGGAGCAACAACTGTATGGTGAGAGAACGGCTGAATGCGAATATGAATAAacaaagagagagaaataagGTCGGCGCTTTTATTTCAAACATGCTCTCTTTCAtggatgttttattttattcatgtgAAGTTACTTCTTTATTGTGACCTGATGACGAATTACCTGACTCTACTTAGCGCCAAGCTTAAACTACAGAACTATACATATCATCTCATAACATCTTATTTGGGGTTATCTCAATTGTGCATTACTGTTATGTTAAACAAAAGTTTATTAATTAAGGGATGCAGGTTATTTTACCTTTGATCACCGCTGTTGACTCATATCTCCCGTCAGATGCAgtcctttaaagctacactgtgcgatattttcccccatctagcggtgaaaaggtatatgaccatccagtgaataatagtttctgttcctctacattctgattttgttttaactcctacggtggccgatttagtccaagattaacatggcaacccccctcttcacattcaacacggtgctatcgagtgttaaaacgcgaaaggcaaagcttgaatttatgggtatgtccctctttggctaatgtactttcaagatggaggggcaacatggcaaccagcattcgaacccctcacccgtatgtattttcaatggcatattataaacttacaagaatactttattacttgaaagaagtaaatatacattaatgagcacatatatttttgaaagaactgagtgattttagctaagaacaaactaaaaaagttacacagtgtagctttaatggcGTGTTTGTATGCAATTCTCAAAACGTCCACAAGATGGGGATTTATCGGAAAATCCGATATTACAAAACCGATACCCGATTAtgggaaaatgcttaaatatcggGAAAAATATCGGAAATCCAATATATATTGGCCAATCACtagatgtgaggacttttcatacccttcccacagataaaaaatgtcaacaggcATGGTTGATGTCCATTTAcaatcggataccgcaacaatttaattctaagttgtttttttgcttggcctatttcaccacggacagtttttctaaccaGGACAATATCAAGCTTTGTTCAGCGTcgaaaactgaagaaagggccaattccaaccatattcctgcaagcagtaagtagtgattttatccacatCTTGATTGTCgaacccatttctgattaaattgaaagtttcttagtaagacatCATTACCATtatatcccctgtgttgtctagatctaacacaagatgctagtattggaaactccaagttgcacacataaaaatgtgtaaaatgacaaaggttaatattatttcctgccagtgttgtcataaaatacaacagtagatactTATGTCAATCCCTTTTGATgaattgaaatctaaattagcctatactTCATCATTAACACAACTCAAAAGCTACCTACGTAtactactactgtttagttgcttacagatcgctcactcgatcCTTGTAGCTAatgtcaccttctccaccatctaagttgaaatggtagtcatttgacaaggcttctactcaatttgttaaataaatatacatttttgaaaactgaagtatgattattttgcagcgggtgagtagcaaacatgacactgactattttgagtggcttctaaattactttgtttggctaaataaatcgacttttaaatcagtactctacttAATATTAAATAAGCACTAATGTCCAAAcctttaaaaaagaaacataCATAGATACATAAATTCAGCTGCAAGAATTTCCACAAGGACAAGCGAACACATCACTCCAGATTTAGAATCTCTGCCTGGCTTCCTGTCAGGTTTCggattgattttaaaatgttcatgCTGACTTACAAGGCCTTCATGGCTTTGCGCCTCATTACTTATCGGAACTTTTAACTGTTTACACACCTAGATGAGATGATCTTTGAGATTCTCTttttaaaggcgctatataaaataaagatcTTTTTCAGACAGCAGATGGTTTTAATACTCACGGTAAGTTGTCCAGCCACTCCGAAATCAGCTAGTTTGGCATGGCCTTCTGTGTTGAGAAGAATATTCCCGGCTTTGATGTCCCTGTGGATTTTCCTCATGAAATGAAGATATTCCAGACCTTTTAAGGTGGATTTCAGGACTGTGGCGATTTCATCCTCGGTGAGCTTgtaagaataatttttttttttagttcaccccaatttttttatttcagtccttaattactcaccctcatattgTTCCTTAGTTCATTTCCAGAACAGaaattaagataaaaaaaataaacaaaaataactttattcagcaataagattgttgaataaaggttttatttttgattgttttagcacacaaaaagtattcttaacattaaaatttaaaccacttttttttactgtcattACTACTACTGCCGTCTATGTAAAATCAGAAAGCTAGTATTTCATCACATATactttaatttgtgttccaaagatgaacgaagatcttacaggtttggattgacatgagggtgagtaattaatcaCTGAAATTTTTGTGTAAACCAACTCTTGAAGCATGGGGATAGGGCATttgtagttaatagttaatatttTACTGTTTTGTTGCGCAGCCTGATGATATCAGACACCGATCCAGCGCCGCAGTACTCCATCACAATCCACAGATCTGTGTTCTTGAAATAACTGCCATAGTACTTCACCACATAAGGACTGTTAAAATACGAGTAATTGAGAAGTACTTTATATAAGCCCAGTaacaatatattattaaaatgctaCTATTATTGATTCATGGACATCTTTACCTGTCACATTGCTGCATTATGGAGATCTCTTTAATGATTTCCTGCAGGTCTGATTCGACAGGAACCTGTTTAATGGCCACCACCTGGCCTGACTCCTTGTGGATGGCTTTAAAAACACTGCCATATGatctgaacaaaaaaaaaacattcattatgtgaatatttcatacaaaaaatatatttaatatcacTTAAGCGTAAGATTGGTACACACCCTTCTCCAAGTTTTTCAAGGACATCAAATACTTCCTCTGGCTGCTTTGTAAGACTGTCTTCACTGAGTTTCTTCAGCTTACTGTCATGGACAAGACAATAGTACTTTATTTAGTGCATAAAACGTCATGCGTTCAGATACTCGCAGTTATAATGCAACCCAAACCTAAATAACCAATTAAAACAACAACTCTAAGCCAGACTACGTACAAGCGTTAATCTTGTAGATATAACTACGAACATCAATATAATATCAACCACACAATCTTTTCTATTTCGTTCAAGGATCAGAAGTTTAGGTTTGGTTGATGAGATGAGGCCTGTAAATATTAGCTTGGTTGATAACCGTTTAGCCGAGCTGGCCATTTCACTTACTTTTTGGGCACCGAATGCTCCATTTTTGTTATTCAAAATGAATAGGTATTTTCCgattaattttaaacagtttgtttgttaaaaacctaAAGAAAACAACAATAACGCATGTTTTGTTTGGACTTTCAGGAAGCACTGCTATCGGTCTTTCCTTGCCGCTAACAACGACGTGAAGTGCGCTGACGTGTGGGATTTTCCATTGTAAAAtgcacttcaaaataaaagtctcgCGAATGTTGGACTGAATTCCCAATCGTTTAGGTTGATATCCATTGGTTATAAAATACACAATTcggttacattttatatatatatatatatatatatatatatatatatatatatatatatatatatatatatatatatatatatatatataaaataatagattttatttataatgcacttttcattccgaagaatctcaaagtgcaacaaagggggaaaaaacaaacaaacaaacaaaaaaaagaataacaagtaaaaatatagaatactacaaacaatcacccaacacagaaaacagaacagaaacagagctgatggtgtggtgaacagaaaacagatacatacatacatacatacatacatacatacatacatacatatataaaatatccaTCATTTCACCCTtgtatgtgtataaatatatatatacacatacatatacgtatatatacttacatatacatatatagatatatatgtTTTAATGCCCCCACAGAGAGATAAAAACACAATTATTCACTCGCTTGTTCCTAGGGAGAGAAATAAGGTGATATAGACACACTTTGTTTAGATGAAACCAGGATGAGGCCTTAGTTCAATCAGGATATTTATGTAGCTTTTATAACCATGACCTATAAAAACATTACcgatgtgcatcttgagacataACAAtgaatggcactgacatattttaagacaaAGAAAGctcaaacatacatttttatctGGGACTAGGCTTAattcttgtctgtgaaactgtgGCAATTATGTTCAGTTAGTTTGTTCCTGTTCTCTAGAGAACAACCCTGGGTCAATTCACTGTCACCCCGCTAGTCCTCTTGTTCACAAACCAGAATCGGTATGTGAGCAATTATCATTTTTAAGGACAGTTATTGAACAGTACAGAAACGTCCTACATGGAGTTATGAAAAATGTTAATACATTGGAGAATGTAAACGGaattaaaagtaaaagcaaGTCAATTTTCATCTTTTTATTAtgttgctttatttaacatttctcACTTGCCCAAAAGGCAATAGCAAAATGGCAACGCTCTGACAAACATCTGCTAGAGTTTTAATGGATTTTTTGCACCCACATTTGAACCTGACTGTGTTAAACACATCGCATACTCAAGAACATCACGGGTTTGGCACATTCCTGGGATGGATCTGCTGCGTCTTCATCCATTGTTTCGTCCATGGTTTGTCTCTTATCTTAATCTGACCATGGACTTGACTTTGGTGGAAAGCTGAAGGTGTTTGCTGATAGGCTGTCCTAATCAGTGGTGCCTGCACAATCCAATCATGTTTGAAAGGGAAACAACAAATTGAGGGTTTCtgagaattttcttttttttccttttttttttctttagaagTAGTAATGGGTACTTATGGTTATGGATAGAAATGTATAGTGAAAAAAAGAGTACAATATATGCCTCTCAACTGTACTTGAGTAAAGTCCTGAGTACTCCCCAAAAATGATACtcgagtaaagtacagatccctcaAAATTGTACTTAAGTACTGTACTCCATTACTGTCCGACTCCTCAAGTAGGTCTTACAGTTAGTTTTCAGGTACAGAactttaataaagtaatcaaatgcaAAATAATGCCTGTCTTCACCTGTAGCTAAAAAAATAAGCATAGAGTAATTcttattaaagtaaaaaaaaagagcagTTAGTGATTCCATTTGtggtttgattaacattaaaggtggggtaagtgttatttaaaAACTGGCTTTTTATAAGTGTCTCTGGCTAAGTACCACAAAAAcatgtagccaatcagcagtaaggggcatGGCTACTAATGATGATGAAAAGAGAGCTCCGTGCACGCCATTATTCAAAATACATGACACACAGGACAGACATTAGCAGAGCgatgacagaaagagagagatagataaaaaataacaaatgtaGAAAATGTCTATATGGAACAAAAGAAGGCTTACTGTCTAGCAAGAAGTATCAGTTTTCCAGAGCTGGAGAGAACTCAAGGAGCGGGAAGGCCTTCATTTCTTCTTGATAGGCGAGtaacattggttttgttttgtttcacatAACTAATATATGCTAGCTCCCCAACTGTGTATAAGCCTGGAGTGTCTAAACTTCCTCCACTGTCTGTTTCAAGTGTCAGCTCGCAATGTGTCTGAAAAGTAAGATAATATAActtactcctaatatatgtttgtttcctttgGTTCCTCTTTTAGTGATCGATATAACCCTCTAATCTTGTCACAGTTGTAATATATTCGTTAGTTGGAATGTCATTATCTtgctatcgagttgttcatgagaactgtgtTTGTTCTTTGGGATGTAAGAGATTACTTTTTCATTGAACATTCAACCTGGTTTACCATAGTAACACATTGGTTTCACCTAAAGAGATACTCCACCGCTGTTATTCCCTTTACTAAGATGATTTGATACATActcttgtctcagtgcatgcacttaatcGGTCTGACGGGCGGACATTTTGATAGCagttagcttagcccactaagcccagttcattcactatggtaccaaacagagatcaagttagaaacgactaaacacctccacgtttcccctatttaaatgcAGTTACATGAATAGCTTAATGATATGTATGGAggataactataatgtatggcggaatagcacttctgaggccccgtccacacggagacgcgtttagctgtatacgtattacattttgtaccgtatcagcgttccgtccacacggatccggcgttttagaagcatgaatccgatatttttcaaaaccgggtcccaaagcgggtaaatctgaaaacgatcatcttccgtcttcgtgtgtacagcgaatccgtatattttctgaaacggtgatgtaaTCACACTACGGTGCACGGtgaagagttaagggatacaactacaggcactgggcatgcgcacattaatattgcgtcatttaattaacgtatctgcattattgtaagggtatgtattgggttggggtaggtgtaggcattaataaaacacatctattaagtagtaaatgtatttattgttattttattgtgagattttgcctcacctccgaccactgctttaccccttctagccacaactcttcttctccgttttaagtgtatttctgtggcagaattacagcgccacacactggcctggcatgcaaactacatcgtttttagtccgttttctTAATCTCGCATGGACGCAgacatttcttgaaacgaggaaaaaaaaagattggataaggaaagcgctggcttcgtgtggacgaggcctgagagtactttgactcggcgcagtaaaaagtcacaccTGAAAAATCCTCTCCTCCAATTGACGGAAATGAGACGGAGGGGGTGTTGTGacggaggatttttcaggcgtgactttttactgcgccgagtcgaagtactctcagaagtgctattccgccatacattatagttatccTTTCAAAcctgcttagaaaagcgccacgttttattttctGTCACCAGACTTGATCGTTTAACTATTcgtgttactgtatttaaatagggaaatacgtggaggtgtttggtggcttctaacttgatctctgtttggtacctaatgaatgaactgggcttagtgggctaaagctaaatgctatcagatcgtcaccgcgcgtcagagcaattaagtgcacgcactgagacgagagaggtgtgtatcaactcgtcttggttaagggaataacatagtttaatatgaaaaagcagtggaGTAACGACTGCATCACCCAAGATTGCATCACCCACCTTTACTGCACGGATCCAAGGCTATGGAAGCCCTATGGTATATCTGTATTAATATTTGTTTGTATATTGTTGGTTTTGCACCTTTGTACCCAatatcatcttcaataaaaaaaaaaaaaaaaaaaaaaaaaggctatggaagcccgtttccggcacaaaataaaaaataataataaatagttattgcaaaaaacttttgagtttttttctcgcaattgcgtgatataaagtcacaattctgagatagtaactcgcaattgtgtgatAGTCACaattaagacttttttttctcacaattgagagttataaagtcagaattctgagatataaacttgcaaatGCGTAATATAAAGtcactcacaattctgactatttctcagtcagaattctgactttatatcactttaTATTGCAACTttaataactcacaattgtgagaaaaaaagtcagaattgtgactttacaactcgcaattgtgagagtCTGAATTCTGAGttgcaatttttattttttatttagttccATAGGCTACTGATACTACATTCATACGTCTTCTTTCTCAACTatttatgttcacttaagacatgAATGTCTATCTTTAATAGGATGTGCTAATTTGTTCTTTCAAGTACAAGGAGATAAAAAAGAGAGTTCAAATTAGTATAAAAAAAGCGCTCCTCGCATTTTTAGACACAGCTTTCCGGCCGTGCGTTTCAGATGTTTGTGCAAAGAAATCTTCCTATAGCGTGCGAGAAGTTCCCTTTTGCTTGAATAACTGGCAAGGCTTAATTTTTTGTAATGATGCAGAATGTAGGTCCTTCTTCGCCCAGAAGAGGGCAGTCTATTGCTGCATACAG encodes the following:
- the stk3 gene encoding serine/threonine-protein kinase 3, with product MEHSVPKNKLKKLSEDSLTKQPEEVFDVLEKLGEGSYGSVFKAIHKESGQVVAIKQVPVESDLQEIIKEISIMQQCDSPYVVKYYGSYFKNTDLWIVMEYCGAGSVSDIIRLRNKTLTEDEIATVLKSTLKGLEYLHFMRKIHRDIKAGNILLNTEGHAKLADFGVAGQLTDTMAKRNTVIGTPFWMAPEVIQEIGYNCVADIWSLGITSIEMAEGKPPYADIHPMRAIFMIPTNPPPTFRKPELWSDEFTDFVKKCLVKNPEQRATATQLLQHPFITSAKPVTILRDLITEAMEMKIKRQQEQQRELEEDDENSEEEVEVDSHTMVKSGPESAGTMRASGTMSDGAQTMIEHGSTMLESDLGTMVINSDDEEEEEDLGSMRRNPTSQQIQRPSFMDYFDKQDSNKAQEGYNHNQQDPCLISKTAFPDNWKVPQDGDFDFLKNLDFEELQMRLTALDPMMEREIEELRQRYTAKRQPILDAMDAKKRRQQNF